The proteins below come from a single Miscanthus floridulus cultivar M001 chromosome 1, ASM1932011v1, whole genome shotgun sequence genomic window:
- the LOC136453448 gene encoding binding partner of ACD11 1-like: MEVKTVKVSNLSLNALKREITEFFSFSGDIEYVEMQSDSEWSQLAYVTFKDSQGADTAVLLSGATIVDRAVIITPAENYQLPPEAHKQLSGANTSTESAVRKAEDVVSSMLAKGFVLSKDALNLARSFDERHNILSNATATVASLDRQYGLSEKINLGRAIVGSKVKEVDERYQVSELTKSALAAAEQKASVAGSAILSNQYVSAGASWLTSAFGMVTKAAGDMTSMAKDKVERAEEERKAIMWEERNGLVSEYAKIHLDEPSSWEPAVLPLESVDEQKLQAV, translated from the exons ATGGAG GTGAAAACGGTAAAAGTTAGCAACCTTTCATTAAACGCTTTGAAAAGAGAGATCACAGAGTTCTTTAGTTTCTCAGGGGATATAGAATATGTTGAAATGCAAAG TGACTCTGAATGGTCACAGCTTGCTTATGTCACATTTAAAGACTCACAGGGAGCAGACACTGCTGTTCTTCTTTCG GGGGCAACAATTGTTGATCGTGCTGTCATTATAACTCCTGCTGAGAACTATCAGCTGCCTCCTGAAGCACACAAACAATTATCG GGAGCAAACACCTCTACTGAATCAGCAGTCAGGAAGGCAGAAGATGTTGTCAGCAGCATGTTGGCCAAAGGCTTTGTCCTCAGCAAAGATGCTCTCAACTTGGCAAGATCATTTGACGAGCGTCACAACATCCTATCCAATGCTACCGCCACTGTTGCATCTCTAGACCGCCAGTATGGCCTGAGTGAAAAGATCAATCTGGGAAGGGCCATTGTTGGCAGCAAGGTCAAGGAGGTGGATGAACGCTACCAGGTCTCAGAACTCACAAAGTCTGCCTTGGCTGCTGCTGAGCAGAAAGCCAGCGTTGCGGGCTCTGCTATATTGAGTAACCAATATGTCTCAGCTGGTGCCTCGTGGCTAACAAGTGCATTCGGTATGGTAACAAAAGCAGCAGGTGACATGACCTCCATGGCCAAAGACAAGGTTGAGAGAGCTGAGGAGGAGAGAAAAGCCATCATGTGGGAGGAGAGGAATGGGCTGGTCAGCGAGTATGCAAAGATCCATCTTGACGAGCCCTCTTCGTGGGAGCCCGCAGTTCTGCCTTTGGAATCAGTGGATGAGCAGAAACTCCAGGCTGTCTGA
- the LOC136475490 gene encoding uncharacterized protein: MGRPSPPASARSHCTRLRRVSWAVLVSATDFGPFSGTKQFLLPRWGQTVDRERGMLRVSEDGGRRRAARAAGYGDLGRALLDLQAAADQVFDTVSKRTAEERDKLSAISMRIKAAKAKIKALSQSEDPLTIVSPARHPSSSTKQEDYRPLFHDKHGSPIATIAVNGGFNREYGLEGTLELFQFFSEENCDYPSPSKATDKFPENKDGTYLENLLRTANHPAPGNHLASDTKSDELPPPPPSLLPKHLRPRESDDVAVESDVNPANT; this comes from the exons ATGGGCCGGCCTAGCCCGCCTGCTAGTGCTAGGTCGCACTGCACGAGGCTTCGACGCGTAAGCTGGGCTGTGTTAGTTTCAGCAACAGATTTCGGCCCATTTTCTGGGACAAAACAGTTCCTCCTTCCTCGTTGGGGACAGACAGTCGACAGAGAGAGGGGGATGCTGCGGGTCTCGGAGGACGGAGGACGGCGCCGGGCGGCCCGCGCCGCCGGGTACGGCGACCTCGGCCGCGCCCTCCTCGACTTGCAGGCCGCCGCAGACCAGGTCTTCGATACCGTCTCCAAGCGT ACCGCCGAGGAGCGCGACAAGCTGTCGGCCATTTCGATGCGAATCAAAGCGGCCAAG GCTAAGATCAAAGCATTGTCTCAGTCTGAGGACCCACTCACTATTGTTTCACCAGCCCGCCATCCTTCTAGTTCTACTAAACAAGAGGACTACAGGCCACTCTTTCATGACAAACATGGTTCGCCTATAGCAACCATTGCTGTCAATGGAGGATTCAACAGA GAATATGGGCTAGAAGGCACCCTTGAGCTCTTCCAGTTTTTCTCTGAGGAGAACTGTGATTATCCTTCTCcttcaaaa GCTACAGATAAGTTTCCCGAAAACAAAGATGGCACATATTTGGAGAATCTTTTACGGACAGCAAA CCATCCAGCTCCGGGAAACCATTTGGCATCTGACACCAAGAGTGACGAATtgccacctccaccaccaagTCTACTACCAAAACACCTT AGGCCTCGAGAATCAGATGATGTTGCAGTGGAATCAGATGTGAATCCAGCTAATACTTAA
- the LOC136453106 gene encoding uncharacterized protein, which yields MAVAGLCSCSGSAKRGSTAAGAQPEDAGARRSSTAAAQPEAERSPLSLPLVLCHGRVGTAAGGSRPSTDFVEIRLFLEKIRPIDKKAEYQIQKLTNAADNATAREKTGNAEAKGKDEHSDEEDLLKLRPNPDMMDTKPGPDGQDTDGVYRPPKFMPTSVDDEEKRRKKDSRRDKAIARVAIENPYIKEMIDDAADRPEEWKETVGDESREFGRYMRQREEQEKQEAELFTRAPVTKRDKQIEKRIRRQLHGLGGLTDGFDLGMNMLIGGDKEDDGGSSKSHGKSGNRKKHLKSSKKRKRH from the exons ATGGCCGTCGCGGGCCTCTGCTCCTGCTCTGGCTCGGCTAAACGCGGGAGCACTGCCGCGGGCGCGCAGCCGGAGGACGCGGGGGCGCGCAGGAGCTCGACCGCGGCGGCGCAGCCGGAAGCTGAGCGTTCTCCTTTGTCTCTCCCTCTCGTTCTCTGCCATGGACGCGTAGGTACAGCTGCTGGTGGTTCTCGCCCCTCTACAG ATTTTGTCGAGATCAGGCTGTTTCTGGAGAAG ATTCGTCCGattgacaagaaggccgagtacCAAATCCAGAAACTCACCAATGCTGCTGACAATGCAACTGCTCGAGAGAAGACAGGAAATGCAGAGGCGAAGGGGAAGGACGAGCATTCCGATGAGGAAGACCTCCTGAAACTTAGGCCAAACCCAGAtatgatggacacaaagcctgGTCCTGATGGGCAG GATACTGATGGTGTTTACCGTCCGCCGAAATTTATGCCCACTAGTGTGGATGATGAAGAGAAGCGTCGTAAAAAAGATTCAAGGAGAGATAAAGCAATAGCCCGAGTGGCAATAGAAAATCCTTATATTAAAGAAATGATCGATGATGCTGCGGACAGACCTGAAGAG TGGAAGGAAACAGTGGGCGATGAAAGCAGGGAATTTGGGAGGTATATGCGACAGAGAGAGGAGCAAGAGAAGCAGGAAGCGGAGTTGTTCACTCGAGCTCCTGTAACCAAACGTGATAAGCAGATCGAGAAGCGCATAAGGAGACAACTTCATGG GCTAGGAGGCTTAACAGATGGTTTCGACCTTGGGATGAACATGCTAATCGGCGGTGACAAGGAAGATGATGGCGGTTCAAGCAAGTCGCATGGCAAGAGCGGAAACCGAAAGAAGCACTTGAAGAGcagcaagaagaggaagaggcattAG